From a region of the Micropterus dolomieu isolate WLL.071019.BEF.003 ecotype Adirondacks linkage group LG21, ASM2129224v1, whole genome shotgun sequence genome:
- the mrpl41 gene encoding 39S ribosomal protein L41, mitochondrial, which produces MGVLSTLMRGLVRGADRMSEFTSKRGSRTHNKGRGARPTGLRLSSRKFLSIRAMIPEFVVPNLEGFKLRPYVSYRCPRGTEPPLTAQSVFAEVVAPKIKKDFEEGTFSKEQLEKYGFEPTQEGKLFKLYPKNYVR; this is translated from the coding sequence TGGTTAGAGGAGCAGACAGAATGTCTGAGTTCACCAGCAAGCGTGGATCAAGGACCCATAACAAAGGCAGGGGCGCACGGCCCACGGGACTGCGGCTCTCCAGCAGAAAGTTTCTGTCCATAAGGGCCATGATTCCTGAGTTTGTTGTGCCTAACTTGGAAGGATTCAAACTCAGACCCTACGTATCATATCGCTGCCCCAGAGGAACAGAGCCTCCGCTCACAGCACAAAGTGTTTTTGCTGAGGTAGTGGCCCCTAAGATCAAGAAAGACTTTGAAGAGGGCACTTTCAGTAAAGAACAGCTGGAGAAATATGGCTTTGAGCCCACACAGGAGGGGAAGCTCTTCAAGCTGTATCCCAAGAACTATGTGCGTTAA
- the dph7 gene encoding diphthine methyltransferase, with translation MAWKSRTRNLQVFDTELSADTVEWCPVPSSHDILACGTYQLQKGTGEDDAPPSRTGRLYLFEFRREGSMSPPLTELQRMDTPAILDLKWCHVPVSGGAVLGMAAATGELQLYTLSESQEGGRSLQALSSLEVGAERLALSLDWSTGRMHSSDVRVVCSDSAGCVSVLSLAEGTLTALSQWKAHDFEAWISAFSYWDTQLVYSGGDDCKLKGWDLRLGPSCPIFTSKRHSMGVCSIHSNPHREHILATGSYDEQVLLWDGRNMRQPLSESPMGGGVWRLKWHPTHQHLLLAACMHNDFHILHCQQALEGSGGACPVVASYILHNSLAYGADWSQLSLEKPAPSSPPAAEPKESLTESGGHLRIQYESPTASFDTSLEDDSGQYIAEGTAAPSTTPTAGPALNSEDSPSMFSLLSSCSFYDHMLHVWRWDWTPDEAPHESEQC, from the exons ATGGCGTGGAAGTCGAGGACCCGCAACCTACAGGTGTTTGACACGGAGCTGAGTGCAGACACGGTCGAATGGTGTCCCGTTCCATCGAGCCACGACATCCTGGCCTGCGGGACATATCAGCTGCAGAAAGGG ACGGGGGAAGACGATGCCCCCCCGAGCAGGACAGGTCGTTTGTACCTTTTTGAATTCCGTCGAGAGGGATCGATGAGCCCTCCTCTCACTGAGCTACAGCGCATGGACACGccagccattttggatttaaaatg GTGCCACGTGCCGGTGTCAGGGGGGGCAGTGCTGGGAATGGCAGCTGCCACCGGAGAGCTTCAGCTGTACACGCTATCAGAGAGTCAG GAAGGCGGCCGCAGTCTGCAGGCTCTGAGCAGTTTGGAGGTGGGAGCAGAGCGGCTGGCTCTGTCATTAGACTGGTCCACTGGAAGAATGCACAG CAGTGACGTGCGGGTGGTGTGCAGTGACTCTGCAGGCTGCGTCAGTGTGCTCTCCCTGGCTGAAGGCACTCTGACGGCTCTGTCACAGTGGAAGGCCCATGACTTCGAAGCCTGGATCTCAGCCTTCTCCTACTGGGACACACAGCTGGTTTACTCTG GTGGTGATGATTGCAAACTTAAAGGCTGGGATCTCAGGCTTGGTCCCTCCTGCCCCATTTTCACCAGTAAAAG GCACTCAATGGGCGTATGCAGTATTCACAGCAACCCACACCGGGAACACATCCTGGCTACAGGCAG CTATGATGAGCAGGTTTTGTTGTGGGATGGCAGGAACATGCGGCAGCCTCTCAGTGAGAGTCCAATGGGGGGTGGAGTGTGGAGGTTGAAGTGGCATCCGACCCATCAGCACCTACTGCTGGCAGCCTGCATGCACAATGACTTTCATATCCTTCACTGCCAGCAGGCTCTAG AGGGCAGTGGAGGAGCATGTCCTGTCGTAGCCTCTTATATCCTCCACAACTCCCTGGCGTATGGAGCCGACTGGTCCCAGCTCTCCCTGGAGAAACctgctccctcctcccctcctgctgcAGAACCAAAGGAAAGCCTTACAGAGAGCGGAGGGCACTTGAGGATTCAGTATGAATCTCCCACTGCCAGCTTTGACACTTCCCTGGAGGATGATTCTGGACAATACATCGCAGAAGGCACTGCAGCGCCATCTACCACCCCTACTGCAGGTCCTGCCCTCAACTCTGAGGATTCCCCTTCAATGTTCTCTCTGCTGTCGAGCTGCTCATTCTATGACCATATGCTCCATGTGTGGCGCTGGGACTGGACCCCAGATGAGGCTCCACACGAATCGGAGCAATGTTGA